Proteins co-encoded in one Aerococcaceae bacterium DSM 111021 genomic window:
- the glgA gene encoding glycogen synthase GlgA: MKVLFASAEAAPFFKSGGLGDVAAALPKELVKQGVDIRVVLPNYTKMPEKYKSQLKEHSHFRFQLGNKNVYCGIKTLSHDNVMYYFIDNLSNFDRPDLYGEWDDGERFAYFSTAIIEMMEVVDFIPDIVHCNDWQTAMIPVMLVDRYHWKDALKSIRKVITIHNIRFQGIYEPSILTNVFGTSFNTFTDDGVKWNELVNYLKGGINFSDRVTTVSPTYADEITTAEFGEGLDEVIRHNRWKLRGIINGIDYDSNNPETDPLIPHHFSIDDMKGKVDNKRELQRRLGLPENPDVPIIGMVSRLTDQKGFQLIEEKLNDLLQQDVQVVLLGTGEEQFEHSFRYFEDAYRDKMRSCIMFDIELAQLIYASSDMFLMPSAFEPCGLSQMMAMRYGTLPIVHETGGLVDTVEPYNQYTGEGTGFSFAPFNANTMMEVINIALNVYRNDKQAWEKLVQQAMSRDFSWEGPAKEYINLYNELITE; this comes from the coding sequence ATGAAGGTTTTATTTGCTTCAGCCGAAGCAGCACCGTTTTTTAAGTCTGGAGGACTTGGAGATGTTGCCGCTGCACTACCTAAAGAATTAGTCAAACAAGGTGTTGATATTAGAGTCGTTTTACCAAACTATACTAAGATGCCAGAAAAATATAAGAGTCAACTAAAAGAACATTCACATTTCCGTTTTCAATTAGGGAATAAAAATGTTTATTGTGGTATAAAAACTTTATCACATGATAATGTGATGTATTATTTTATTGATAACTTAAGTAATTTTGATCGTCCTGATCTTTACGGAGAATGGGATGATGGAGAACGATTTGCATATTTCTCAACAGCAATAATTGAGATGATGGAAGTTGTTGACTTTATTCCAGATATTGTTCACTGTAATGATTGGCAAACAGCTATGATTCCAGTAATGTTGGTGGATAGATACCATTGGAAGGATGCATTGAAATCAATCCGTAAAGTTATTACTATTCATAATATTCGCTTCCAAGGAATATACGAGCCTAGTATATTAACGAATGTCTTTGGAACGAGCTTCAATACATTTACTGATGATGGAGTTAAATGGAATGAATTAGTGAATTATTTAAAAGGTGGAATTAATTTCTCTGACCGTGTCACAACAGTGAGTCCTACTTATGCTGATGAGATTACAACAGCAGAATTTGGCGAAGGACTTGATGAAGTGATTCGTCACAATAGATGGAAGTTGCGTGGCATTATTAACGGAATTGATTATGATTCAAATAATCCGGAAACTGATCCACTCATTCCTCATCATTTCTCGATTGATGATATGAAAGGGAAAGTAGATAATAAGCGCGAACTGCAAAGACGTTTAGGCTTGCCTGAGAATCCGGATGTACCAATTATTGGGATGGTTAGTCGCCTAACTGATCAAAAAGGGTTCCAGTTAATTGAAGAAAAATTAAATGATCTTTTACAACAAGACGTTCAAGTTGTGTTACTTGGTACAGGAGAAGAACAATTTGAACATTCGTTTAGATATTTTGAAGATGCATATCGAGACAAGATGCGTTCTTGTATTATGTTCGATATCGAATTAGCTCAACTTATCTATGCTAGTAGTGATATGTTTCTAATGCCAAGTGCCTTTGAGCCATGTGGTTTATCTCAAATGATGGCAATGAGATATGGAACATTACCAATTGTTCATGAAACAGGTGGACTGGTTGATACTGTTGAACCATATAATCAATATACAGGTGAAGGAACAGGGTTTAGCTTCGCACCATTTAATGCTAATACAATGATGGAAGTTATTAATATAGCGTTGAATGTATACCGTAATGATAAACAAGCTTGGGAAAAGTTAGTTCAACAAGCGATGAGTCGTGATTTCAGTTGGGAAGGTCCAGCGAAAGAGTATATTAATCTATACAACGAATTGATAACTGAATAA
- a CDS encoding PBP1A family penicillin-binding protein produces the protein MTWDKVKSVWQYYRGWKWLIFLGLTFALLLSSYSVLIAKTTSVATLQEGLMSQTTIYAYDDTSAGTLMAQKGSYVPLEQISPQMRETLVAVEDKRFYEHNGFDTIGIGRAFVRLLMNQDTSGGGGSTITQQLVKNAFLTLDQTFQRKIKELFLSIEVEKHYTKDQIMEMYLNNSYYGNGVWGIEDASQKYFGHSASQLNYNESMVLTGTLKGPSIFNPIDDYEAAIDRRNVIAQLMADDGVISQEDADGIMAEGIYLYDNYFVEDSYTYPYYFDGVINEAVALTNIPEDDLLSKGYKIYTNLNPAYQNAIDSSYENTWIFPDDGTGEPLVQSASVVIDPTTGGIMAVYGGRGDYVYRGFNRATDMYRSPGSTIKPMAVYVPALENGYNMHSIVPDVVQGYGTNNYAPENYNHYTEPGGETELYYALAQSKNTTAVHLMNEIGINEAVRKLRQFGINVPQEDQQLTMALGAFSQGVTPLQLANAYSAFANEGIRYDSNFIRRIEDASGRVVYNNEKPAKHMVMTSNVAADMTSMMLDTYGGYGTGYGSGPDYGMLAGKTGSTEVGEGNMDTRDRWMVGYTPDFVIASWSGLDEIGDVSLDEIMPTGMGALFNLQTTALMNQSPQTPFNVTYASQTQETTNIVETANNWQEQAAYFLDDAGEFITEHGSNLIDQMGRIGSNIVDEVSGWIN, from the coding sequence ATGACATGGGACAAAGTAAAATCAGTGTGGCAGTATTATCGTGGTTGGAAGTGGTTAATCTTTCTAGGCTTAACGTTTGCCTTACTACTATCAAGTTATTCCGTTTTAATAGCGAAAACGACAAGTGTCGCAACGTTGCAGGAAGGACTCATGTCGCAAACAACTATTTATGCTTATGATGATACAAGCGCAGGGACACTGATGGCCCAAAAAGGTTCATACGTGCCATTAGAACAAATATCCCCGCAGATGCGTGAAACGCTCGTAGCTGTAGAGGATAAACGGTTCTATGAGCATAATGGGTTTGATACGATTGGTATTGGCCGTGCGTTTGTCCGTTTATTAATGAATCAAGATACGAGTGGAGGTGGGGGGAGTACTATCACCCAACAACTAGTTAAGAATGCCTTCTTAACACTTGATCAAACTTTTCAGCGGAAAATTAAAGAATTATTTCTTTCTATAGAAGTTGAAAAACACTACACGAAAGATCAAATAATGGAGATGTATTTGAATAATTCATATTATGGTAACGGTGTATGGGGGATAGAAGATGCGTCTCAGAAATACTTTGGACACTCTGCTTCCCAATTAAACTATAATGAAAGTATGGTTTTAACAGGTACACTCAAGGGGCCATCGATATTTAATCCTATTGATGATTATGAAGCGGCTATTGATCGCCGTAATGTCATAGCTCAATTAATGGCTGATGATGGTGTTATATCTCAAGAAGATGCTGATGGGATAATGGCTGAAGGGATTTATCTCTATGATAATTATTTTGTAGAAGATAGTTATACTTATCCGTACTACTTCGATGGTGTAATCAATGAGGCAGTAGCACTCACTAATATTCCGGAGGATGATTTGCTGTCTAAGGGTTATAAAATTTATACAAACTTAAATCCGGCGTATCAAAATGCCATTGATAGTTCATATGAGAATACATGGATATTCCCAGATGACGGAACGGGTGAACCGTTAGTTCAAAGTGCAAGTGTTGTCATTGATCCCACGACAGGTGGGATTATGGCAGTGTATGGAGGTCGTGGAGATTATGTTTACCGTGGTTTTAATCGAGCGACAGATATGTACCGCTCACCAGGGTCTACAATCAAACCAATGGCAGTGTATGTACCGGCATTAGAGAACGGATATAATATGCACTCTATTGTTCCAGATGTCGTACAAGGATATGGAACTAATAATTATGCACCAGAAAACTACAATCATTACACAGAACCAGGTGGAGAGACCGAATTGTATTATGCTTTAGCTCAAAGTAAAAATACAACGGCTGTACACCTTATGAATGAAATAGGTATTAATGAGGCAGTTAGAAAATTAAGACAGTTTGGAATTAATGTTCCTCAAGAAGATCAACAATTGACCATGGCTTTAGGAGCATTTAGTCAAGGAGTAACACCATTACAACTAGCCAATGCTTATTCTGCTTTTGCTAATGAAGGTATTAGATATGACAGTAACTTTATTCGTCGAATTGAAGATGCATCCGGACGTGTCGTTTATAACAATGAAAAACCTGCTAAACATATGGTTATGACATCGAATGTCGCTGCTGATATGACAAGCATGATGTTAGATACATATGGAGGATACGGTACTGGTTATGGATCAGGGCCTGACTATGGTATGTTAGCGGGTAAAACAGGAAGTACTGAAGTTGGTGAGGGGAATATGGATACTCGTGACAGATGGATGGTTGGGTATACTCCAGACTTTGTGATTGCATCTTGGTCAGGGTTAGATGAGATTGGCGATGTATCTCTGGATGAAATAATGCCTACGGGTATGGGTGCTTTGTTCAATCTACAGACTACTGCTTTAATGAATCAATCACCGCAGACACCTTTCAATGTAACTTATGCATCTCAAACGCAAGAAACAACGAATATTGTTGAAACTGCTAACAATTGGCAAGAACAAGCTGCTTACTTCTTAGATGATGCAGGTGAGTTTATCACAGAACATGGAAGTAATCTTATCGATCAGATGGGAAGAATTGGATCAAATATTGTTGATGAAGTATCAGGTTGGATTAATTAA
- the glgD gene encoding glucose-1-phosphate adenylyltransferase subunit GlgD, producing MVKNNICAIINLTEDATELKPLTNNRPIAALPFAGRYRIIDFMLSDLAHAEINSVGLFIGESGRSIYDHVRSGGAWDLQSEVAGGIFTFSHQDWKRNNPNAHENEDFYYNHRLFLERSKSEYVFVAGSKIIANLDIIAVRKQHIQSGKDVTVVYKHFDKNQISDQELLAHGIVFDGDDIEKFTDYVTPSEDGKVNLSLNMYLLGVDKMLSIIDKATEEGVYLELNELLQHYSTTCSLNSFEYTGYASNIDTIDKYYKANMELLSFPTFASLFQTSIPILTKTKHGSPTYYSPESEVRESFVGSDTFISGTVKRSVLNRRVVVEKDAIVMNSILLQGTKVGEGAQIEYAILDKNTTVEAGAKIIGSPDDIKVIGKNSHIYAD from the coding sequence ATGGTGAAGAATAATATTTGTGCAATTATAAATTTAACTGAGGATGCAACGGAACTAAAACCACTAACAAATAACCGTCCAATCGCGGCACTACCATTCGCAGGACGTTATCGTATTATTGATTTTATGCTTTCAGACTTAGCTCATGCTGAGATTAACTCTGTCGGTTTATTTATTGGTGAATCAGGTCGATCGATTTATGATCACGTTCGATCTGGAGGTGCATGGGATTTACAATCTGAAGTAGCTGGAGGTATATTTACTTTTTCTCATCAAGATTGGAAGCGCAATAATCCAAATGCGCATGAAAATGAAGATTTTTACTATAACCATCGTTTATTCTTAGAAAGATCAAAATCTGAGTATGTTTTTGTAGCAGGAAGTAAAATTATTGCTAATCTAGATATAATAGCAGTGAGAAAACAACATATTCAAAGCGGAAAAGACGTGACAGTTGTTTATAAACACTTTGATAAAAATCAAATTTCTGATCAAGAATTACTAGCTCATGGTATCGTCTTTGACGGTGATGACATCGAAAAATTCACAGATTATGTTACACCTTCAGAAGATGGAAAAGTAAATCTAAGTTTAAATATGTATTTATTAGGTGTTGATAAAATGCTTAGTATTATAGACAAAGCTACAGAAGAAGGAGTTTATCTAGAACTAAATGAATTGTTACAACATTATTCAACTACTTGTTCGTTGAATAGTTTTGAATATACAGGATACGCATCAAATATTGACACAATTGATAAATATTATAAAGCGAACATGGAGTTATTGAGTTTCCCGACATTCGCTTCATTATTCCAAACAAGTATTCCAATCTTAACAAAAACGAAACACGGTTCGCCTACTTATTATTCACCTGAATCTGAAGTAAGAGAATCATTTGTCGGAAGTGATACGTTTATCTCAGGAACAGTCAAACGCTCGGTTTTAAACCGTCGTGTTGTTGTTGAAAAAGACGCTATTGTTATGAACAGTATTCTTTTACAAGGAACTAAAGTCGGTGAAGGTGCGCAAATCGAGTATGCAATTCTTGATAAGAATACAACGGTAGAAGCAGGTGCCAAAATTATCGGATCACCTGACGATATAAAAGTAATCGGAAAAAACTCGCACATTTATGCTGACTAG
- a CDS encoding glucose-1-phosphate adenylyltransferase, protein MKHEMIAMILAGGQGTRLGVLTKDIAKPAVPFGGKYRIIDFALSNCANSGVKNVGVVTQYQPLELNEHIGKGAPWGLNSRNGGATILQPYSSSDGEKWFKGTANAIYQNISYIDSLNPQNVLVLSGDHIYKMDYSEMFDFHVENNASLTVGVIPVDMDEASRFGIMNTDHSQRIIEFEEKPAEPKSNLASMGIYIFDWPTLRRYLVNDSAKDRLLEDFGHDVIPSYLDNGENTFAYSFEGYWKDVGTIESLWQANMEYLNPEHPLNQTRNTWKVYTSNPVTGAQFLTEDAEISNALIVDGSYIAGKVKDSIISQDVTVSKNAVVTNSVIMSNAVIGENCVIDYAIIGEGAVIADGAKVVGTRDQIAVVGFFDKVGGPKNDGEE, encoded by the coding sequence ATGAAACATGAAATGATAGCAATGATTTTAGCTGGTGGGCAAGGAACTCGATTAGGAGTTCTTACAAAGGACATTGCTAAACCAGCCGTACCTTTTGGAGGTAAGTATCGTATTATTGATTTTGCTTTAAGTAATTGTGCTAACTCAGGAGTTAAAAATGTTGGAGTCGTAACGCAGTACCAACCTTTAGAATTGAACGAGCATATAGGTAAAGGAGCACCGTGGGGCTTAAATAGCCGTAATGGTGGAGCAACTATTCTTCAACCTTACTCTAGTTCAGATGGAGAAAAATGGTTTAAAGGTACTGCTAATGCTATTTATCAAAACATTAGTTACATAGATTCATTAAATCCTCAAAATGTACTTGTCTTATCAGGTGACCATATCTATAAGATGGATTATAGTGAAATGTTTGATTTCCACGTAGAAAATAACGCTAGTCTAACTGTAGGGGTAATTCCAGTAGACATGGATGAAGCATCAAGGTTCGGAATTATGAATACGGATCATAGCCAACGTATTATTGAATTCGAAGAAAAACCAGCAGAACCAAAGAGCAATTTAGCATCTATGGGTATCTATATCTTTGACTGGCCAACATTACGCAGGTATTTAGTGAATGACTCAGCTAAAGATCGTTTATTAGAAGACTTTGGGCATGATGTTATTCCATCGTACTTAGATAATGGCGAAAATACTTTTGCTTATTCATTTGAGGGTTATTGGAAAGACGTTGGGACTATTGAAAGTCTTTGGCAAGCTAATATGGAATACTTAAACCCAGAGCATCCATTAAATCAAACGCGTAATACGTGGAAAGTTTATACTTCTAACCCGGTAACGGGTGCACAGTTCTTGACCGAAGATGCTGAAATATCTAACGCATTGATTGTAGATGGAAGTTATATTGCTGGGAAAGTCAAAGACTCGATTATTTCACAAGATGTGACAGTGTCAAAAAATGCAGTTGTAACCAACTCAGTTATTATGTCGAATGCAGTCATTGGTGAGAATTGTGTTATAGATTATGCAATTATTGGTGAAGGTGCAGTTATTGCAGACGGAGCTAAAGTTGTAGGGACTAGAGATCAAATAGCAGTTGTTGGATTTTTCGATAAGGTAGGAGGCCCAAAAAATGATGGTGAAGAATAA
- the glgB gene encoding 1,4-alpha-glucan branching protein GlgB: MNNELANTSSFEKDIYYFNQGTHRQAYRFLGSQRVVDGENVGYRFNVWAPNASKVFIQGDFTNWDLRELEFIDGGIWTIYFNKDLKGQHYKYGIDNGMGHIEYKMDPYAFRHEVAPKDASIVWDLPDYQWNDSRWFKKQRNKNLFEQPLQIYEVHFSSWRQHSDGRNYSFKELAQTLIPYVKKMGYTHIEFMPLMDHPLDASWGYQITGYFAVCGRYGTIDELKEFIDMAHQEDIGVLVDWVPGHYSRNSNGLAYFDGTPTYEYQDLNKANNVGWGTLNFDLGKPQVQSFLISNALFWLKEFHIDGIRVDAVSNMLYLDFDEGPWAPNEKGTNHKLEGVDFLRKLNSVVHEECPKALMMAEESTNWEGITRSVDEGGLGFDYKWNMGWMNDTLKFFEMDPLYRPKNLTLITFVFMYQLKENYILPYSHDEVVHGKNSMLGKIQGDRYNQFATLRLIHGYMMAQPGKLLHFMGNEIGQYLEWRYYDELEWNDLEREFNSEYQHYMSTLNHLGINEKPLHQLDHSADGITILDADNVEEGVLTFIRHGKDIEDFLVIVCNFVPVQRNDVRIGVPFNGTYEVLLNSEMKEFGGEWLDAIPDLKAEKIKENEQPYSIKTIVPATSVMYIRPKRILGVKK, translated from the coding sequence ATGAACAACGAACTTGCTAATACTTCGAGTTTTGAAAAAGATATTTATTACTTCAATCAAGGGACTCATCGACAAGCTTATAGATTTTTAGGGAGTCAACGTGTAGTTGATGGTGAAAATGTTGGATATCGATTCAATGTTTGGGCACCAAATGCAAGTAAAGTCTTCATACAAGGAGATTTTACCAACTGGGACTTGAGAGAATTAGAATTTATCGATGGTGGCATTTGGACGATTTATTTTAATAAAGATCTAAAAGGTCAACATTATAAGTATGGTATTGATAATGGGATGGGTCATATCGAATATAAGATGGATCCATATGCATTTAGACATGAGGTAGCACCAAAAGATGCCTCGATTGTATGGGATTTGCCCGATTACCAATGGAATGATTCACGTTGGTTTAAAAAACAACGAAATAAAAATTTATTTGAACAACCTTTACAAATTTATGAAGTACATTTTAGTTCATGGCGACAACATTCAGATGGACGTAACTATAGTTTTAAAGAACTTGCACAAACTTTAATACCTTATGTAAAAAAGATGGGGTATACGCATATTGAATTTATGCCACTCATGGATCATCCATTAGATGCTTCCTGGGGTTATCAAATTACTGGATATTTTGCTGTATGTGGACGCTATGGAACCATTGATGAATTAAAAGAATTTATAGATATGGCGCATCAAGAAGATATCGGAGTTCTTGTAGACTGGGTGCCAGGACATTATTCACGTAATTCAAATGGTTTAGCTTACTTTGATGGAACACCAACTTATGAATATCAAGATTTGAATAAAGCCAATAATGTAGGTTGGGGTACATTGAATTTTGATTTAGGGAAGCCACAAGTTCAAAGTTTTCTAATCTCTAATGCGTTATTCTGGTTAAAAGAGTTTCATATAGATGGAATTCGTGTTGATGCTGTATCAAATATGCTTTATCTTGACTTTGATGAAGGGCCATGGGCGCCTAATGAAAAGGGAACGAATCATAAGCTAGAAGGCGTAGATTTTCTGAGGAAATTAAATTCAGTTGTACATGAAGAATGTCCGAAAGCATTAATGATGGCAGAGGAAAGTACAAACTGGGAAGGTATTACTAGGAGCGTTGACGAAGGTGGTCTTGGCTTCGATTATAAATGGAATATGGGCTGGATGAACGATACATTGAAGTTCTTTGAGATGGATCCCTTATATCGTCCGAAAAACTTAACATTAATTACATTTGTTTTTATGTATCAATTGAAAGAAAATTATATACTACCATACTCACATGACGAAGTAGTCCATGGAAAAAATTCGATGCTTGGTAAGATACAAGGTGATCGATACAATCAATTTGCAACACTACGTTTAATCCATGGTTATATGATGGCGCAACCTGGTAAACTATTACATTTTATGGGGAATGAAATAGGTCAATACTTAGAGTGGCGTTATTATGATGAATTAGAATGGAATGATTTGGAAAGAGAATTTAACAGTGAATATCAACACTATATGAGTACTCTAAATCATCTTGGAATTAATGAGAAACCGCTACATCAATTAGATCATTCAGCTGATGGAATTACTATTTTAGATGCCGATAATGTTGAAGAAGGGGTTCTGACCTTTATCAGACATGGTAAAGATATAGAAGATTTCTTAGTTATCGTCTGCAATTTTGTTCCTGTCCAAAGAAATGATGTACGAATTGGCGTGCCATTCAATGGTACATACGAAGTTTTATTAAATTCTGAAATGAAAGAATTTGGCGGTGAATGGCTAGACGCAATACCAGATCTAAAAGCTGAGAAAATAAAAGAAAATGAGCAACCTTATTCAATTAAGACAATTGTTCCTGCTACATCTGTAATGTACATCCGTCCCAAACGTATTTTAGGCGTAAAGAAATAG
- a CDS encoding DNA repair exonuclease, whose product MKLLHVSDLHLDSPFVGIGNDSPKLQKELIHAPFKAFERCVSIAINEDVDVMLISGDIYNSERQSIVAQHFFMNQMERLDKVDIPVVLIHGNHDYLRSDKARMVYPQNVHALDSRQVSSFDFRLEDGRVVQIHGFSYTTKWVQERVIKEYPVNHNAEMFSIGLLHGALEGIESESGNYAPFSLEELLSKNYDYWALGHIHKAEVLNQEPLIQYAGTIQGRHINESGDKGCYIIELEKGQKSTNTFYSLASIVWESAKIECQSDWQASDVIEHLKQIIENFKDEAHANQQTYFVHVELTQAQRLDAHLLEQVQEGEFFHVLNHDYDESPFVMIHRMTPKLNVSLDVFDFDKSLEESFDKVIEELDEGDRFKAVVSDLYSHPLVKRHFNLEHNEEIRKDMIHSARQLIAQMIGLDTEMEVEPDED is encoded by the coding sequence TTGAAGTTATTACATGTTAGTGATTTACATCTAGATAGTCCCTTTGTCGGGATTGGTAATGATTCACCAAAGTTACAAAAAGAATTGATTCATGCTCCCTTTAAAGCGTTTGAACGATGTGTCAGTATTGCAATCAATGAAGACGTCGATGTAATGCTTATTTCTGGTGATATTTATAACAGTGAGCGACAATCAATTGTCGCTCAACATTTTTTTATGAATCAAATGGAGCGTTTAGATAAAGTAGATATTCCTGTTGTGTTAATACATGGAAATCATGATTATTTAAGATCGGATAAAGCACGAATGGTTTATCCACAAAACGTTCATGCATTAGACTCACGTCAAGTATCTAGCTTTGATTTCAGACTAGAAGACGGTCGTGTTGTACAGATACATGGTTTTAGCTATACAACTAAGTGGGTTCAGGAACGTGTCATTAAAGAATATCCTGTTAATCATAATGCAGAAATGTTTAGCATTGGATTACTACACGGTGCATTAGAAGGAATTGAATCTGAATCAGGAAATTATGCTCCTTTTAGTTTAGAAGAGTTATTATCTAAAAACTATGATTATTGGGCACTAGGTCATATACATAAAGCTGAAGTATTGAATCAGGAACCTTTAATACAGTATGCTGGTACAATTCAAGGGCGTCATATTAATGAATCTGGAGATAAGGGTTGTTATATCATTGAATTAGAGAAGGGCCAAAAATCGACGAACACGTTTTATTCACTTGCTTCTATAGTCTGGGAAAGTGCAAAAATAGAATGTCAGTCTGATTGGCAAGCATCGGATGTCATAGAGCATTTAAAACAAATTATTGAAAACTTTAAAGATGAAGCACATGCAAATCAACAAACTTATTTCGTGCATGTTGAATTAACTCAAGCTCAAAGACTTGATGCTCATCTCCTTGAACAAGTACAAGAAGGTGAATTCTTCCACGTATTAAATCATGACTATGACGAGAGTCCTTTTGTAATGATTCACCGCATGACTCCGAAGTTGAATGTGTCTTTAGATGTCTTTGATTTTGATAAAAGCTTAGAAGAAAGTTTTGATAAAGTTATTGAAGAATTAGATGAAGGGGATCGTTTTAAGGCTGTTGTATCTGACTTATATAGTCATCCTCTAGTGAAACGACATTTTAATCTTGAACATAATGAGGAAATTAGAAAAGATATGATACATTCGGCTCGCCAATTAATCGCTCAAATGATTGGGTTAGATACTGAGATGGAGGTTGAGCCTGATGAGGATTAA
- a CDS encoding YlbF family regulator — MTENNNIYDTANQLERDLRTLPAYIDLKESVEAIEANEESRALFSEFRAISQQLQQKQMQGEAPTEEEIANIQAMSVKVQEDEHINRLMASEQQVSQTINDINQIITTPLNEVYQNMSQ; from the coding sequence ATGACAGAAAACAATAACATTTACGATACAGCGAATCAATTAGAGCGTGACTTAAGAACATTGCCAGCATATATTGATTTAAAAGAATCAGTTGAAGCAATTGAAGCGAACGAGGAAAGTCGTGCATTATTTAGTGAATTCCGTGCGATTTCTCAGCAATTACAACAGAAACAAATGCAAGGTGAAGCACCAACAGAAGAAGAGATTGCAAACATTCAAGCAATGTCTGTTAAAGTTCAAGAAGATGAACATATTAATCGTTTAATGGCTAGTGAACAACAAGTAAGCCAAACGATTAACGATATCAACCAAATTATTACTACGCCATTAAATGAAGTATACCAAAACATGAGCCAGTAA